In the Telopea speciosissima isolate NSW1024214 ecotype Mountain lineage chromosome 2, Tspe_v1, whole genome shotgun sequence genome, one interval contains:
- the LOC122652812 gene encoding subtilisin-like protease SBT5.6: MRNLTLSSLLILLLLPLASCERQVYIVSLRQPSGEKTIKEIEDTHHSFLTSVKNTEEEARASLLYNYKNSINGFSALLTPDEAETLSRMDEVVSVSPSIPRRWSLHTTRSWKFAGLEEGLETLDKNGDLLRESKYGKDIIVGLLDSGIWPESKSFSDEGLGPIPKRWKGICQVGDAFNSSHCNRKLIGARYYLKGYEQYYNTKLNTTAEFRSPRDHDGHGTHTSSTVGGRRVHGVSALGGFALGTASGGAPLARLAMYKVCWPIPGKPLIGGDTCLDEDMLAAIDDAIGDGVDVLSISIGSSDIKNYMEDYIAIGALHAIKRNIVVACSAGNSGPAPATASNLSPWIITVAASSVDRVFTSPIVLGNGKTIMGQSVAPHKLERKMYPLVYAGDVVIPSVPKNLTGQCLPGSLSPEKTKGKIVVCLRGNGTRVGKGMEVHRAGGAGIIVGNSPMNGDEITVDSYFLPGAAVVSHDAITIMNYINSTQNPTALIIPATTILHAKPAPFMAGFSSVGPNTIEPNILKPDITAPGLNILAAWSEASSPSKLDSDHRIVKYNILSGTSMSCPHVAATAALLKAIYPNWSSAAIRSAIMTTATTMNNMGKPLTDVSGKKASPFSYGAGHFRPTKAVDPGLVYDASYTDYLLFLCSTGVNNFDPTFKCPKVPPSPSNLNHPSLAISKLKGPMTVTRTVTNVGGSRCLYVVTVRSPPEISVEINPIVLYFSHVGEKQNFTITVKPKGLVKKGKEYKFGWYTWNDGIHKVRSPMAISLV; encoded by the exons ATGAGGAATCTCACTTTATCCTCTTTGCttatccttctccttcttcctcttgcatCCTGTGAACGTCAG GTTTACATCGTTTCTTTGCGACAACCCAGTGGAGAGAAAACGATAAAAGAAATTGAGGATACCCATCACTCATTTTTAACCTCTGTGAAGAACACGGAAGAGGAAGCTCGGGCTTCTCTACTCTACAATTACAAGAACAGCATCAATGGCTTCTCTGCATTGCTTACTCCAGACGAAGCTGAAACCTTATCCA GAATGGATGAAGTAGTGTCTGTCTCACCGAGCATACCAAGAAGATGGTCTCTTCATACTACAAGGTCATGGAAATTTGCTGGTTTGGAAGAGGGTTTAGAGACACTAGACAAGAATGGAGATTTGCTGCGTGAATCAAAATATGGGAAAGATATCATTGTTGGGTTGTTGGATTccg GTATATGGCCAGAGTCAAAGAGCTTCAGTGATGAAGGGTTGGGACCCATACcaaagagatggaaaggaatctGTCAAGTTGGAGATGCTTTTAACTCTTCCCATTGTAATAG GAAACTGATCGGTGCAAGGTACTATCTGAAAGGGTATGAACAATACTACAACACAAAGCTCAACACCACGGCTGAATTCCGATCCCCTCGGGATCACGACGGCCATGGAACTCACACATCATCTACCGTCGGTGGCCGGAGAGTCCATGGTGTCTCAGCCCTTGGTGGGTTTGCCCTAGGCACAGCCTCAGGTGGAGCTCCTCTTGCACGTCTAGCCATGTACAAAGTATGCTGGCCAATCCCTGGCAAGCCCCTTATAGGGGGAGATACTTGCTTGGATGAAGACATGCTAGCGGCCATCGACGACGCCATTGGTGATGGGGTCGACGTTCTTAGCATCTCCATTGGATCATCAGACATTAAAAATTACATGGAGGATTACATTGCAATCGGTGCATTGCATGCTATCAAGCGTAATATCGTTGTAGCCTGCAGTGCAGGGAATTCAGGTCCTGCACCAGCGACTGCGTCGAATCTATCACCTTGGATCATTACTGTAGCTGCTAGTAGTGTGGATCGAGTCTTCACTTCTCCTATTGTGTTAGGGAATGGCAAGACAATTATG GGTCAATCGGTGGCTCCGCACAAGTTGGAGAGGAAGATGTACCCACTTGTTTATGCCGGAGATGTGGTAATCCCCAGTGTTCCCAAGAATCTTACCGG GCAATGCCTCCCAGGTTCCTTATCACCTGAGAAAACGAAAGGGAAAATTGTAGTGTGCTTGAGAGGGAATGGAACAAGGGTTGGGAAGGGAATGGAGGTGCACAGAGCCGGAGGTGCAGGTATCATTGTAGGCAACAGCCCTATGAACGGAGATGAGATAACCGTGGACTCCTATTTTCTTCCTGGGGCTGCAGTTGTATCACATGATGCCATCACTATAATGAACTATATCAACTCTACCCAAAATCCAACGGCATTAATCATCCCAGCCACCACAATCTTACATGCCAAACCAGCACCATTCATGGCTGGTTTCTCCTCAGTAGGTCCAAACACTATTGAACCCAATATTCTCAAG CCAGACATCACTGCACCAGGTTTGAATATATTGGCAGCATGGAGTGAGGCATCGTCTCCTTCAAAGTTGGATTCGGATCATCGGATCGTCAAGTACAATATTCTCTCTGGGACATCCATGTCATGCCCTCATGTTGCAGCCACCGCCGCTCTTCTCAAAGCTATCTACCCAAATTGGAGTAGTGCCGCTATAAGATCAGCTATTATGACCACAG CAACCACTATGAACAATATGGGCAAGCCATTGACTGATGTTTCCGGCAAGAAAGCCAGCCCCTTCAGCTATGGAGCAGGACACTTCAGGCCAACAAAAGCAGTAGATCCTGGTCTTGTCTATGATGCCTCATATACTGATTATCTCCTATTCCTATGTAGCACTGGAGTCAATAACTTCGATCCTACCTTCAAGTGCCCAAAGGTCCCACCCTCACCGAGCAATCTCAACCATCCATCCCTAGCAATCTCGAAACTTAAGGGTCCCATGACAGTGACAAGGACTGTTACCAATGTTGGTGGCAGTAGGTGTTTGTATGTTGTGACAGTAAGATCACCACCAGAGATTTCTGTTGAGATTAATCCGATTGTCCTCTATTTTAGCCATGTTGGAGAGAAGCAGAACTTCACAATAACTGTGAAACCGAAAGGGTTGGTGAAAAAGGGGAAGGAGTACAAGTTTGGGTGGTACACATGGAATGATGGGATCCATAAAGTAAGAAGTCCCATGGCAATTTCTCTTGTATAA